In Spinacia oleracea cultivar Varoflay chromosome 5, BTI_SOV_V1, whole genome shotgun sequence, a single window of DNA contains:
- the LOC130461490 gene encoding transcriptional regulatory protein LGE1-like: MPSNTSFCDICGGHDHFPNMCHLLQNGSFVEHDSSYEQDFDIEYENALNERLRYDGPPNPNFSRQQAPRGPSMHAYQGGSYQGQGQGGGFDHQGRGNYRGQGYQGQTLYSQPHGLGNQDPYHQASYNPNHQGGMGYNYQYRQGGGVSSGGYPLNSGNQYGNSQYPPSGFNVPRTCGSHFPPNPFGFGNAPPPLL; encoded by the coding sequence ATGCCCTCTAATACCTCGTTTTGTGATATTTGTGGTGGACACGATCATTTTCCTAACATGTGCCATCTATTACAAAATGGTTCCTTTGTTGAACATGACTCATCTTATGAGCAAGACTTTGATATTGAGTATGAAAATGCTCTAAATGAAAGACTTAGGTATGATGGGCCCCCAAACCCAAATTTCAGTAGACAACAAGCACCTAGAGGCCCTTCTATGCATGCCTACCAAGGTGGTTCCTACCAAGGCCAAGGCCAAGGAGGGGGGTTTGATCACCAAGGTCGGGGCAACTATAGGGGGCAAGGCTATCAAGGCCAAACTCTCTATAGCCAACCCCATGGCCTAGGTAATCAAGATCCTTACCACCAAGCTAGTTATAACCCAAATCACCAAGGTGGAATGGGCTATAACTACCAATATAGGCAAGGTGGAGGAGTTTCTAGTGGGGGCTATCCATTGAATTCGGGAAACCAATATGGCAATTCCCAATATCCTCCTTCCGGATTCAATGTACCTAGGACTTGTGGCTCTCATTTTCCACCTAATCCTTTCGGATTTGGCAATGCTCCCCCACCActcctgtaa